The following are encoded together in the Sphaerodactylus townsendi isolate TG3544 linkage group LG14, MPM_Stown_v2.3, whole genome shotgun sequence genome:
- the CCDC43 gene encoding coiled-coil domain-containing protein 43: MYMSSLFDSLLSLADEIQAIATMIEKQAQIVVKPKEASKEETLQKAALLAQYAEVTDEEDDLDVQNGSGAAAAPITINSEHSLFKNTNLTDVVNARKLERDHLRDESQRKKEQDKLQREKDKLAKQERKEKEKKRTQKGERKR, translated from the exons ATGTACATGTCCTCCCTGTTtgattccctcctttccctggcagATGAGATCCAGGCCATTGCCACCATGATCGAGAAGCAGGCGCAGATTGTGGTGAAGCCCAAGGAGGCCTCAAAGGAGGAGACGCTCCAGAAGGCTGCCCTCCTCGCCCAGTATGCAGAGGTGACTGATGAAGAGGA TGATCTGGACGTTCAGAATGGCTCTGGGGCAGCGGCAGCCCCAATAACCATCAACTCCGAGCACT CCTTGTTCAAAAACACCAACCTTACAGACGTGGTGAATGCCCGGAAACTGGAGAGGGACCATTTGCGGGACGAATCGCAGCGGAAGAAGGAGCAGGACAAACTCCAGCGTGAGAAAGACAAGTTGGCCAAACAGGAGcgcaaagagaaggagaagaagaggacacAAAAGGGGGAGCGGAAGCGGTAG